TTTTCAGGTCCAATGGTCATGTTGGATAGCTCAGAGACCCAGCCAaacctttctttcattttattcaaCAAGTAGGATGTGTCTTCTGTATGGCGCTGAACCATCTGGAGAATTTGTTGATACTGCTCACTAGAAATATTGACCAGCTTAAAAGCATCATCAAACTTGATATGTAGTTCAGGGACATTGGGGCAAACTGTACAAGAatcaaacaaaatgtaaaaacacTCATTTAAGAAGATTCAGAAGTTGTCTAATGAACTTAGAAACATTTGCACATGCCATGTACCTAGTAttcaactgtttttcttttcattgaaTAGGTgaaagctggtggcttccatatcaatgaAGTGATGCTTTCACTGGTttctagtccaaactttaaaggaggtacCCAAGCTGCTGAACTTTATTTTCTTCCACCCACCCAAaaggatagttcctttaaaattcagactaaagcCCAGAGTAGTTGCACAAAGTTGTTGTTCGCAACAACCCTGAATACATTTGTTTGGTTGGGAATAGGTTTCATAGGCTTGAATCCAGGATCTTCATCAAACAGTTGAAGGGCTTCTTCTGTTTGTGAAAGAATTCTGATCCAGTGGAGCATTTCCCCTGGTGCACAGGGAGAGAAGACTCTCTTTGACAAGTCCTCCCtttcaaggacgtagccaggattttgggaaggggggggggtcaagactaagtgccaccattttgagaggctaagagccccaagacacaaaaagagggtcgagcgtttaccctcgacacctcgatggcaccactttaacttccgttatggcttcgtgcaatggaatcttgggaactgtagttgagtcatctgtcaggtgccacaacaaactacaaatcccagcatttcacaacatggagccaagggcagttaaagtggcatcaaactggattattttttcagtgcagatgcaaactgagtccttcctctgaaggtgtttacatcagataaattcagctcgataaagcaaagtgcagctgctccagcaatgagcggcagccactctgttcatgctcagagacactctgctcatgctttgagacactgtattccaacatctgagctgagctacgaacccaggctgcatccacacatttcattcccacttccaagagggatttttaattttgagacacacacacacaccttttaattccaagacctatctatctatctatctatctatctaccataatttttaattccaagccattatacgttcctttctttttatattaaacaaacccctttaagagaatcctattttgggagaaaggcagggtataaaatcaatcaataaaaaattatagtgcaatagtccatcagtgcatggcttacattataagactttatacctttatacgtttaaaaactattaaaatcacagtaggctcagagtgctacagaatcatggaatcatagagttagaagagacccctagaagggccatccagtccaaccccattctgccatgcaggaactcccagtcaaagcatcctcaacaaattatgtaatggaggtgtccatctacattgtagaaagatatactatagattaatgctatggaaaatcaccaccttgagtctgtatattgggagaaaggcgggatataagaaaataacaacaacaacaatatctgggtattgtagttttgtgagacatttagcctcctttgtcagagaggtctggtggcacaacatactacaaatcgcaggattttccatagcattaaagcagtgtcgaactggattatttctgcagtgtgcagccttattaaactgcagttcccatcagtctgtggtgctgctggatgatggggcctgcagtctagcattgcctggagcagggccataggactccacagccacgattcatcatcttagattgattccatatattaattaattaatcataaaaacatagagttagaagagaccacacgaagggccatccagtccaaccccattctgccatgcaggaactctccatcaaagcatccccagtgacatgctgaaaaagggccagctaactgtattttattctatttgtcttttaaaaaagagagaaaacaaggctggaaggaagcctcttgcctttttgcatcacagacccacctcttttttgttgttgcaaaaatccagaaatgactgtttttgaaaacatgagtccattctcaggagaaatgtccagagtagagtctgagtctcctttctctggacttccaaaaccccaaactgaccctgagagcatctggtttgacccccaactcaaggaaacttggaaatcctgaaggtttagatcaattactgaattattgaattatacaaggcatagtggtctcagggttttgctgaagctcagtacagtgctccctcgggttacgaaattaattcgttccgccgcggcgttcgtaacccgatgcatttcgcaagccgaaaagggctttccgttagtgctggcaagccgcgcgtttgaatttcgcgccgaaaaaaaattcataacccgaaaaaacattcgtatcccggaacagttttttccaatggaactttttcgtatcccggaaatttcgtaacgcgatcaattcgtatcccggggtaccactgtatgcagaagcacaacgttattttaaaaatattgtgcattaaattaccttcagtctatgtctatgagatgcatatgaaacatacagtaCATGGATCTCATCTCCcagtatatcccattagacatactgtatataaatataccaaaatctgaaaaactccaaaatacatctaatcctcagcattttgggtaagggatgatattattattattattattattattattattattattattattattatactatattgtacatggatataacagctaaaagttagaagtgaccttttctttcttttatatttccttttagaagcttccttccttccttttttctttcttcctttctccccttcctcttcctccctttcttttccttcttttcttcagttctccctccctcttattcttccttttttcccttccttcttcttccttcttttgcaaaaggcacacaagggaggaaggggaaggaggaggaggaggaggaggaggagtggaagccggactctgaaggaaacaaaagcgaaaggagtcacagggactctctctctctctctctctctctctctctctctgagcttgcaactggcattcaagctccttcctcctccctcctccctcccccctccaataaagccacggagcagagggaaaaggggaacttttgttttgtctttcctctgttccctcgccgtggttttaatggaagggaggggggaggaaggagcttgaacgcccccagggcctgatacggggggtcccgaccccccaaccccccctggctacgtccttgtccCTTTCCTTCTGTCCACTTTGCTCCCTCCCAAAAATCTTTTCTACAAATTAAAGTCAGCCAAGCTCATTTATACTTCCGGTGCATCTTTTTATGTACACAAAAACACCATGCATTAGAAGACAGAAGTCATCATATGCCCACAGTTCTCAGAATGGTGAGGGTTTCCTAGGGTGCAACATTTATTGCATATGTGACTTGACCAATTTAGCAGCCTCTTCTTATATTCACAGAAGCAGTGTAGGAAGGGATTCTGACAAGTCTTTGCATCTCACCCATCAGTTCCATTTGTTTGAACCAACAATTTCATAGGATAATAATAATTCCACAACAAAATTAATTTGACATTTCAATAGGTGCATTTACTAAAGACAAACTCTAGTATAGATTGTAATATATGATTCTCACAGATACATATATTTTGTTGAGAAGGAGGATCATAGCCTCATGAATCTGAGCAGCTAGGCAAGAAGAAAGGTTTTTGCTATTCCCCTAactaaatctgcactgcagatttaatgcggttaaataataatgcagtttgacgctgctttaactgccatggctcaatagtatggaatcctgggatttgtagttgtgagaTAATttgcctactctgtcagagagctctggtgctccaccaaactacaaatcctgggattccatagcatgggcccatggcagctaaagcagtgccaaactgcattatttctgcggtgtagaTTAGACCTAAACAAACGCTCTTCATATGGTCTGCAGACAGACAATTTTCTCTAGAAGATGAGTGTGactaaatattacaaataaaacaaaatcgaGCACACTTCTTAGGAAAGATTTAAGGAATCTCTCAACCTAATTTTCATCATCTCGTAACCATTGTGCATGAAATTGCTCCAGAGTTGAAGGAAAATGTGATAGAACATATAGAAATGTATAGCCCTGCAATTAGCTTGGACAGGGCAATTTACCTCGTATAAGATCATCCTGACATTCGTGGCATCTCTCATGGAACTGAGGGCATCCTGATAAGTTCTGACGTAGCTGATTGCATGGCGTTCTTTCATGCCCTGATGTGTTCTTAGAGAACATCCCACTTTTGTTGGAATCTAGAGTGGCATACACAATACACATACCATTACTGAGGTACATAAAATTTGCCACATGAATGAGGATGTAAACAGCATTAAATCAAATATGATATTGGGTGAGTTAAATCCCAAAGCAAGCATGAAGGCAGCCGCCTTGAAAGCAGCCAACATATTTCTCAGGGCCAAACAAGGGCAATTTGACAGTGCGGAAAGAGGGGTCAGCACCAGTTATGTAGAAAAAGAATGGCAGGGAAccagcatttaaaaacacaatgtgtGCACCAGTGAGCAAACCTGAATTCTTCCTATACCACCACTATCCTGTCAAATCACTTTCCTCTTTCTTAGCATGGGCTATCTCTGGCATCAAGAATCCTGGCTGCCAGgaaaacatctgggggaaagaATTATGAGAAAGTAAGAGAGGTTTTTACATTCCTCATTTAGGTTTTATTTTGCTTAAGAAATTGtacttcacacacacaaatacacacatcccTACCCCTTTCTATGTGATTCAAAGAAATTCCACATTTGAACACTGTAAGTTTTGTGTCTAGCATGGTCCATATCTGTGTAATCCATTCCACATCATATTTCAATAATTATGATATTTTAAAGCTTTTCAGGGCACAACCTCATCTCTTCAAACATCCCTATTCAAAATAAAGCCACAATAATGTATAAGTATATTTAGGTCTACCCAGTACAGTATAATAATATACAATACCAGGGGTTCTCAAACTTCGGTTCTCCAAGTGTTTGACACTTCAACCCAGAATTCTTAATCTTTAATTAagactagggcttctgggagttgaagttcaaaacacctggaggaccagaatttgaGAACCGCTGCATTATAACTATGCTGGCACTGCAGCAATGTTACACCAGCCTAACAAGCCAATGTATTATAAATGCTTAGGAGTGGAGTCAAGATTTGGTTGCACCAATATCAAAATGTGAATTATACATATCCAACAACTTTAATTTGCCTTTACCTTTAATTTGCTCTACCAACTCTCTTGCACTTTCTTGGTATCCTTCAAATGCTTCAGTAATCACTTCACCAACACCTTCTAGGACAGTTTTGCTGAAGTCAAAAACGAGCTGAAGGAAGCCTGGCTCTTTGGGAAAGCCAGTGTTTCTTGAGGATTCCTCAGGAAAAGCTGGCAAAAAATAGGGGTCTATAAAGTCTGGTTCAGACATAAAATACATTTGGAAAGACTGGTCAAATTCTTTTTGCAtctgtttaaagaaaacaaaacttttcTCAAAGACTGTGCCCATGTCAGATAACAGCTGGTTAAACAGGTTCTCCATTTGTACAAGTTGGGCATCCTCTTTCTCAGGTTTCTGATAAAACTGGAGGTCTTTCCCTTGAACTTCATACACAGGAAGTGATAATGGAGTCATTTTCTTGAAAAAGTCTTCAATCTATGAGGGGTAGGAATGGGGAGAAAGCATTTGCTGTCAGCAAGTCAGTCAAATGCAGTTCTTTAGAAACTTTCACAAAGGACTACTTCAAATTTACCCACATATAAATCTCAGCCTTTTGGGGATAGACTACCTGATGTcttacagatgttttggatcacagctcccacaatccctgatcttaggccatgttggctggagttTATGGCTAGTACAAAATATCTCAAGGACTAGGCCACTCTCCCTTGAGATGTACTCTGATCTAGGTGTGGGCAGCTTcagagattgttggactgcaatccccatGAGCCTTAGTCAACATAGTCAGTggtaagggatgctgggagtcaatctgacagcatctggagggcctcagTTGCCCTCAGTACTAATCCAATAAATGAGGATAGCTGTACAAATTTTACCAAACAATAAatcatggccagaatcctcttagttagtctcagctagagtagacccattgaatcaattgttcagtGCTGAGCCAACACACAGGAAAATATAAGCACTTCTGTAGATCTATTCTAGTTAGGACAAAAATAGGATTTAGTCCTATATATGATAATCTGACAATGATTATCATTACAGAAAATTCTAATCCAATATATACACATTTCTAATTCTGATAATTCTATGGCATAAtcctatgcatatgtaaatgggAGTAATAGTGACTTCTGAGGCCTGAGAAGTGTTTCAGCTCAGTCATGACATTAATTCACCTTTACAGTCaattttgcagcgcagaggaaaGTTGTGTGGTCTGTAGCTATGATGGAGCCAAGCTAGTCTGCACATATCTGATTATATCTCTCAGTCTGTTCCTTTTAATCAAAGGGAAGATCTTCAAAAATGTGTTCGGCACAGCACAAGCATCTTATCACTGGAAATCCTGTTTAGCTCCCCTTTTCATTTGGAGATTCTAGCAATCATTGCTCttgattttaaaatctattttaacatttttttaaaaaatgagacctGGTAAATTCTACTCATTTCTTATGCTTTGAGAGAGTATACAATGACAGAAAGGAATGTAATCACGCAGCTTCCCCACCACACTCTGTGCAGCACTCACAGGTTACCTTCtttgtaaatgtggaaaaaccgtgGCGACAGGTAGTATAAAATCTCATGCAGTTGCTTTCAAGACAAGATTTGCATTCATCCCATAGATTCTTCAAAGATCCCTGGcacatgttttcttcttcttccagcctTTCTTTCACTTCATTCATAAGTCTCACAGCCTCCTAATGAAGAAATTAGTTATAGTGACTAGATTTTAATTGGTGTcatgatatattttattttatttttacaacatCTGGCTCAGCTCAGCTCTGTTATAAACTTCCTCCTCAATTGTTATGCTCTGTTCTTAAAATACTGATCTAGCCTAGTACAGTACTCATAAATTGTTTGCGCAATCATCTTCAACAGATATTATCTGCATTTCCTTTTTCAAGGATAGTGCCAATTTTTCCTGTTTGAAGCTAAAACTAGAATGTAAGTAATGTTAGATGATGCAACAAAATCTCTTGAGTGTGAGGAGAAGGGCACAGTGTCATAGAAACAGAGAAAGTTGCCTTCAACTGAGTTGAACTTCACTATTATTTACTCTGAATGACAGTTTCTCCAGTTTCAGGCATCATTCTTTCTCAGCTTTGAGGTTCTTGGGATCATCTGTGAGCAAAAGATGTGTCCCATAGGTGAAATGTGACCTTCATTTAGCTGGCTCTGGGGACAATTATGACCATAtggctatacagtgggcccttggtatccactggggtttgattccagggtCCCAGtggctaccaaaatctgtggatgctcaagtcttattaaaacaatggcatagtgaagtgGTGTCCTTTATACAGGTACAAAAGACCAAAataagattttttggggggaatgtgtatattttttgaacattttcaagctgtggatgactgaatctgtggataaagaatccatggaaatggagggctgacCGTATTTCTTTTTGAGGTGTTGTGCTTGATTACAACAGTCCAGCAATACCCTTCCAGTACTGGATTTGACAGTAGATGGGTATGTTTGAGACTTTTTCCAATCTAGTCCCCTCCACATGGGTTGAAGGATGAGGGAGCACTACTGTCACATACATCCCCAAACAGCATGGTTGTTGGAGCTCACAACATGAAAAATAGCATGTACATAGcatgcacatttctataccgcttatcagtaaactcagcactttcaaaatggtttacaatctTCCATAGATCATAGGATTTTCCCCCAGTATGGATAGGACATCatataaaataaagaatacaGGATAAAATAGATGGGATACCACAGAAAACAGAACTGGAACAAGAACTACAGGAAATAAGAGGCTGGTTCAAATTCAGCTTTACCTTCTCATATAACAGCCCTACCCCATGTTCATGagatatgtgtatgcatgtgggCATGtatgtgtgtctccaagtcacctgcagacttatggtgaccccatgaatttatttACTCCTCTTTTTTTACAGTATGGCTGCTAATAGTGAAGCACACCCATTTAAAAATCAGATGGAACAGACCCTCCAGTCAGAACTTACATGgataaaaaatgttttccatctATTTCTGAGTCACAAGGACAGCATTTAGAAAGAATAATGCACTAACATACTTCTAAAACGTcattagtccaacactgaaaagaGTTTTTGCATACATATTAACACATTACCTCTTTTTCCTCACTGCTCTTCTTTAAGGTTTTCATCAAATCCATGTGCTTGACTTCATTTCTTTCCATCATAATTTTCATCTGCTTTATGCCAATCAATGCTTTCTTTACCTCTTCATCTACATATTTTTCTCCAACATCAGACAAAACTAAGGAggaaaatgtcatttaaaaaaatgaaccatcTCTTATGTTGTGACCTAAATACTGAATTGTAATTAACACATTCCGGttagataaaaaataaatagtagTGGGTCATTGTATTTCTGTCTAACAAGATCAAAATCCCTAGTGTATATAAAAGCAGAGAATATGGAATCCATCAACCAGATGTTGTTCATGCTTCTCAAATGCTCTATGTTTCAACTTAATTgatgcatttgttttaaaataaagaatcttcctttttctatttagaaatataatttaaaatttataaattatattttatacaaATCAGCAGGattgtgaaaaaaaaatcaggcaatGTTCCTAGTGGCAAAGTGCCAACCAACTTCATTAGCAATTCATCTAGGCCATTTTGGCAAAACAAAAGATGTGTTATCAAGCAGAACTCTGAAATGTGTAACTTCAATTTATTCCTCTTTAATGGAAATTCCATTCCTATCCAGTGGAACTATAGAAATAAGTACACAATTTGTCACATATGAAACTGCAAACGGGTGTTTTCATACTGCACTCTCCCCTGAATTGtatctttgcttttctttcaccAAGTAGCATTCAGTTTTCATCAGCCCAAAATGATGTAAGGGAATTCTGTAGCACCTTGAAAACTaagtaagaaaaagaaatttctagcataattTTATGGAttccatgaaagcttatactggaaatatattttcctttcagGGGTGAAACATACaggcaaaataaaactgcttcccaccattttgaagctggagcatttatatgacacacacctccaaagtgggtggaaatataaatgaaacttcacccagggctaaaaaccagcacaaaaagaagccaggatactcCAGCTCAGCTGGAAAAATGCATATCTTTGCACCTACACATAAACAGCCCAGTGCCagtgtggggctgtggcaaagcaaagaaatgaaaatgcgACAACTCCAAAGGATGTAATTGTAATGTACAGAAAACAGAAAGTCCAATGGGGGGCGCATGTGGCTAAGAGGGCATTCATGGGGGcatccatgattgtgctttgccaatgtatcacttgcacactgatGTACTGATGCCCTGTACTGGTAGAGCATCACATGCGCAACTGTGTGCAATCAAAAGTAcagccatccaatggaatggcaccTGGATAGGAAGAGGGAAGAAACTGGAGTTTGCagatggtgtgtttgtgtgatggtgcacatgcatagTGGGAAGGTGACCCAGAAAAAACCCATCCAGCAGCGTGGCTTGACAACACACTGGTCAGTCTGCCCATGGATATCtagcctgccttgggagcaggccgTACAGACAGTGGGATTTTGACAAACTTTCAGAAAAAGCACGATCGTGCTGCTATTTCCTTACAACTTCTGCTGCTCTCTGTGTCAAGGGTGCTAAAGAATTCCTTTACATATCTTTAGGCTGAACTAGACTAACATAGCAGGCCCTTTGACTATATTTTCATCCACTTGTTATATTATAAGAGCAGTACGTAACTTTGTTCTGACAGAAGATACTTTTTGATAGCAGTTTCTCCACTTCCACTGGCATGTACTGGCACAGCCTTCCTCACCAAAGTCTATCCTGTTGGTCACAGTACCATCCTAAACAGTGCAGGCTTTAGCACAGGAAACTGAGAGTAAAGGTACATTTTTACAGGTGGCACTTCTGCTAACATGGAGGCACATGTTTTCaaatatcttctttcttaaccTCCCCATCATAGCTCATAATCCTCAGGAGAACTTTTTCAGGGGTGGGGGAAGGATGGACTGTAGGAATACATTTCATAaattcctttgtgtgtgtgtatctgccttcaagtggccggtggatttatggtgaccccatgaatttcatagggttttcttgggaatactcaaaggtagttttgccaattccttcctctgaaatataggcgcggtacagaccacccaaaaagggtgccctcccagcacctgtttttccgctggagggaagccgcagccgccacaTTGGCACACTGGTTACTCTAGTGCC
This genomic window from Sceloporus undulatus isolate JIND9_A2432 ecotype Alabama unplaced genomic scaffold, SceUnd_v1.1 scaffold_15, whole genome shotgun sequence contains:
- the LOC121917312 gene encoding clusterin-like protein 1, which gives rise to MKFLLILMYLLWLKGHHCAPIKEEELNDVENLKVLSDVGEKYVDEEVKKALIGIKQMKIMMERNEVKHMDLMKTLKKSSEEKEEAVRLMNEVKERLEEEENMCQGSLKNLWDECKSCLESNCMRFYTTCRHGFSTFTKKIEDFFKKMTPLSLPVYEVQGKDLQFYQKPEKEDAQLVQMENLFNQLLSDMGTVFEKSFVFFKQMQKEFDQSFQMYFMSEPDFIDPYFLPAFPEESSRNTGFPKEPGFLQLVFDFSKTVLEGVGEVITEAFEGYQESARELVEQIKDSNKSGMFSKNTSGHERTPCNQLRQNLSGCPQFHERCHECQDDLIRVCPNVPELHIKFDDAFKLVNISSEQYQQILQMVQRHTEDTSYLLNKMKERFGWVSELSNMTIGPENIFNIVKVSSNSKGGEASSLNETVVDVNILTSPTFTIKVPQDLDTESSEFIEYVAGKALQLYKKNF